A window of the Henckelia pumila isolate YLH828 chromosome 3, ASM3356847v2, whole genome shotgun sequence genome harbors these coding sequences:
- the LOC140888211 gene encoding uncharacterized protein produces the protein MIIIDDPESSRRAVAAIQEQMNAMVDAAVQRIMAIQQGEKEGQRKDNEKEVEGEEEPGPRPEKEKSKGIHVEDEGKSHAGSANVTMAGELEMLKQKIQKLENTDPRESSRVKSLGCPFSSKIIGEPLPVYFKSAKFKEYDGSADPEEHVTRFENVAMLHCYGDQIKCKVFLTTLVDSAQRWFENLEEGSIKTFKEFREVFLQHFSSSKRYKKTTLSLFEIKQLNEESLRAYIKKVNRVALEAPACAPETKITAFTQGLREGEFFRSLVKRAPRYFEDLLARAEKYINMEEAQRQKREKDRREEQKEKGNQGSQGRRRQDQPGRLAAFAPHRVARDREIHLCEENVQPLPPKRPEKYCSIHRVNTHDTSECRRLIVEPGQPVPEETKHVEKKQRGRPWVPRFDISRDNRPDPSKVREVTSRGPDKGPREGSSKGVINMISGGSTDGDSNRARKSWSKREVLGIEARIPDPYPVITFGIEDLEGICLPHNDALLIRAQVANYDIRRVFVDSGSSVNVIFQDAFEQMDLRGCEVNPVKTSCMDLQDIPFGPKEKCGCLLR, from the coding sequence ATGATCATCATCGATGATCCTGAAAGCTCTCGTCGAGCAGTGGCCGCAATCCAGGAGCAAATGAACGCTATGGTGGACGCGGCTGTACAAAGAATCATGGCGATACAACAAGGAGAAAAGGAGGGCCAAAGGAAGGATAATGAAAAAGAAGTAGAAGGGGAAGAAGAGCCAGGACCGAGGCCCGAGAAAGAGAAGAGTAAAGGCATACACGTGGAGGATGAGGGAAAATCACATGCAGGATCGGCAAATGTCACCATGGCAGGGGAGCTGGAAATGTTGaaacaaaaaatacaaaaactgGAGAATACTGACCCGCGGGAATCTTCGCGGGTCAAAAGTTTGGGCTGTCCCTTTTCTTCGAAAATCATTGGGGAGCCATTGCCAGTCTATTTCAAGTCCGCCAAATTCAAAGAGTATGATGGCAGCGCTGATCCCGAGGAGCATGTAACCCGGTTTGAGAACGTGGCAATGTTGCATTGTTATGGTGATCAAATCAAGTGCAAGGTATTTCTAACTACCTTGGTGGACTCCGCCCAGAGATGGTTCGAAAATCTGGAAGAAGGAAGCATTAAGACTTTCAAAGAATTCCGGGAGGTCTTTTTGCAACACTTCAGCAGCAGCAAGCGATACAAGAAAACCACTCTCAGCCTCTTCGAGATAAAGCAGCTAAACGAGGAGTCTCTAAGAGCTTATATTAAAAAGGTCAATAGAGTGGCCCTGGAAGCGCCTGCATGTGCACCTGAAACCAAAATCACTGCTTTCACGCAAGGGCTTAGAGAAGGAGAATTCTTCCGGTCTTTGGTCAAGAGGGCCCCCCGGTACTTCGAGGACCTCTTGGCTCGAGCCGAGAAATATATCAATATGGAGGAGGCCCAGCGACAAAAGAGGGAGAAGGACAGGAGGGAAGAGCAAAAGGAGAAAGGAAACCAGGGTAGTCAAGGAAGAAGAAGGCAGGATCAACCGGGGAGGCTTGCTGCTTTTGCTCCTCACAGGGTAGCCCGGGATCGGGAAATCCACTTGTGTGAGGAGAATGTCCAGCCGTTGCCTCCAAAAAGACCGGAAAAATACTGTTCGATACACCGGGTTAACACACACGACACTAGCGAGTGTCGGAGGCTCATCGTGGAGCCAGGACAGCCTGTGCCCGAGGAAACAAAGCATGTGGAGAAAAAGCAGAGGGGACGCCCCTGGGTACCCCGGTTTGACATCTCGCGAGACAATAGGCCTGACCCCTCGAAAGTCCGGGAGGTAACGTCACGGGGGCCTGACAAAGGACCCCGAGAGGGATCTTCCAAAGGGGTGATCAACATGATTTCGGGAGGATCCACTGATGGGGACTCTAATAGGGCGCGGAAATCTTGGAGCAAAAGAGAAGTCCTGGGAATCGAGGCCCGGATACCAGACCCCTACCCGGTCATTACATTTGGGATTGAGGATCTGGAGGGAATATGTCTACCCCACAACGATGCTTTACTCATCCGAGCGCAGGTGGCTAATTATGACATAAGAAGGGTGTTCGTGGATTCGGGGAGTTCTGTGAATGTCATTTTCCAGGATGCATTCGAACAAATGGACTTGCGGGGATGTGAGGTTAACCCCGTAAAAACATCCTGCATGGATTTGCAGGACATACCATTCGGCCCAAAGGAGAAGTGCGGTTGCCTATTACGTTAG